ATTGGTGTCAGCAGTTATTTAATTGGTTCAGGAACCTTAGCCTTATTATTAACTAACATCAATGCTGCGCCATTCTTCGTTGATTTCTTTAATTTTTTTGCAACAACCAGTATGGCAAAAGTCTTGGTGTTCGTGTTAATTATTGCCTTTTTACAAGTCAAACCATCAGGAATTTTTCCACAGAAAGGGAGAACGGCTGAACTATGAAGGATGAGATTAGCATTCTAGCAAAAACTAAAAAACAGAAACGTCAAAAACTGCTGATTGAAGGGGCAGTAATTATTGGATTTAGTTTATTTTTTGCGATTCTGATGCCCTTGATTTTACCGATTTTTCGGTTACAACTATTGGGTCGATTTCTGGCATTATCAATTGCTGCATTAGGCATTGATTTAATTTGGGGATATACGGGATTATTGAGTTTAGGACATGGCATCTTTTTTGCTTTAGGGGGTTATGCCCTAGCCATGTATATTAAATTGCAACTTCCCCCTGGAGAAATTCCCGAATTTTTTACCCTCTATGGTGTGAATGATTTACCCGGTTTATGGAAACCATTTTATTCCTTTCCCTTTACCCTGTTTGCGGTTATTGTGATTCCGGGTATTGTTGCTGGATTATTAGGGTATTTAGTCTTTAGAAACCGGATTAAAGGCGTATACTTTTCGATTATTACCCAAGCCGCGTTAATCGTTTTCTTTAACTTCTTTAACGGTCAACAACAACTAATTAACGGAACTAACGGATTAAAAACAGAAACCGATAAAATCTTCGGATTTGTGGTTGGTTCTCCTCCAGTTCAGTTAGCGTTTTATGAAATTACCATTCTGTTTTTAATTGCCATCTATTTAATTTGTCGTTGGTTAACCAGTGGACGGTTTGGTAATTTATTAATTGCCATTCGAGATGATGAATTTCGCCTGAGATTTTCCGGTTATAATCCCACTTGGTTTAAGGTTTTAGTCTTTTCCATTTCAGGAGCTTTTGCTGGAATTGCAGGGGCATTATATACTGTCCAAACCGGAATTATTACCCCAAATGCCATGGATGTTGCCTTTTCAATTGAAATGGTGATTTGGGTCGCCGTGGGCGGTCGAGGAACCTTGGTTGGGGCAATTTTAGGAACCTTATTAGTTCGGTTAGGAAGAACTGTATTGAGTGAACAATTTCCCGAAGTTTGGCTGTTTTTCCAAGGAGCATTATTCCTAAT
The sequence above is a segment of the Planktothrix tepida PCC 9214 genome. Coding sequences within it:
- the urtC gene encoding urea ABC transporter permease subunit UrtC; the protein is MKDEISILAKTKKQKRQKLLIEGAVIIGFSLFFAILMPLILPIFRLQLLGRFLALSIAALGIDLIWGYTGLLSLGHGIFFALGGYALAMYIKLQLPPGEIPEFFTLYGVNDLPGLWKPFYSFPFTLFAVIVIPGIVAGLLGYLVFRNRIKGVYFSIITQAALIVFFNFFNGQQQLINGTNGLKTETDKIFGFVVGSPPVQLAFYEITILFLIAIYLICRWLTSGRFGNLLIAIRDDEFRLRFSGYNPTWFKVLVFSISGAFAGIAGALYTVQTGIITPNAMDVAFSIEMVIWVAVGGRGTLVGAILGTLLVRLGRTVLSEQFPEVWLFFQGALFLIVVTVLPDGIVGWMRTVGFDKIRSLFGFPKVVITYPSLEEDPETELEREEFEHNITKD